One window of Ziziphus jujuba cultivar Dongzao chromosome 5, ASM3175591v1 genomic DNA carries:
- the LOC112492136 gene encoding uncharacterized protein LOC112492136 — protein MATTIVAAILLMVSTAATAELKNENMNPTLTASEGERGLKGYWNNKWKVGDEGFHLHIQRPHFPRLVFPLPIPIPHLHTHDHHVHHPSPPPSVSSAQPPAYILP, from the exons ATGGCAACTACTATAGTAGCAGCCATCCTGCTTATGGTCTCCACCGCGGCTACCGCGGAGCTTAAAAATG AGAACATGAACCCAACATTAACTGCATCAGAAGGTGAGAGAGGCTTGAAAGGGTACTGGAATAATAAGTGGAAGGTAGGAGATGAAGGTTTTCATCTTCACATTCAACGTCCTCACTTCCCACGTTTAGTATTTCCCCTTCCAATTCCAATTCCGCATTTACATACTCATGATCATCATGTTCATCatccatcaccaccaccatcagTATCTTCAGCCCAACCACCAGCATATATATTACCCTAA
- the LOC107421691 gene encoding uncharacterized protein LOC107421691 gives MSFSKIILMATTTATIMLILSTSTASARTLNDGDGGGETKKIEDMSLIPAPEVERGMKGYWNKWKLAVEGFHFPHLHFPHIPNISFSIPISIPFPPFHIHDLHLDQPSSLATSAQPPAPSAQPPAYILN, from the exons ATGAGTTTCTCCAAGATCATTTTGATGGCAACTACTACAGCAACCATCATGCTCATCTTATCCACTTCCACTGCTTCTGCGCGCACGCTTAATGATGGTGAtg GAGGAGGTGAAACTAAGAAAATAGAAGACATGAGCCTAATCCCAGCACCAGAAGTTGAGAGAGGCATGAAAGGGTACTGGAATAAGTGGAAACTGGCAGTTGAAGGTTTTCATTTTCCACATCTACACTTCCCACACATTCCCaatatttcattttcaattcCAATTTCAATTCCATTTCCTCCTTTCCATAttcatgatcttcatcttgaTCAACCATCATCACTAGCAACTTCTGCTCAACCACCAGCACCTTCTGCTCAACCACCAGCATATATATTAAACTAA
- the LOC132803789 gene encoding uncharacterized protein LOC132803789, which yields MIQTLDGMFAKSNSTARQSTIGALMNTRMTGGSVRDHCLKMMAHISTAEVMGAKLEQEMKRDMILESLPNSFSQFKMNYNMNKLKLTPVELMHKLESAERSLGKQESAYHAESSSKPKGKPKGGKKNKK from the coding sequence ATGATTCAGACTCTAGATGGgatgtttgctaaaagtaaTAGTACTGCTAGACAATCAACTATAGGGGCATTAATGAACACTCGCATGACTGGAGGAAGTGTTCGGGACCATTGTTTAAAGATGATGGCGCACATCAGTACTGCGGAAGTGATGGGGGCTAAGCTGGAACAAGAGATGAAGAGAGACATGATCTTGGAATCTCTACCGAATAGCTTTAGTCAGTTcaaaatgaactataatatgaacaaactAAAGCTTACTCCTGTTGAACTGATGCACAAGCTTGAGAGTGCTGAAAGGTCTCTCGGGAAGCAAGAAAGTGCTTATCATGCTGAAAGTTCTTCAAAGCCTAAAGGGAAGCCTAAGGGtggaaagaagaataagaagtag
- the LOC107421677 gene encoding G-type lectin S-receptor-like serine/threonine-protein kinase RKS1 — MSPEYAMEGMFSIKSDVYSFGVLMLEIVTGKRNSSYYNEKTNFNMVGHVWELWRDGKCMDILNSTLDEEFAEEASRCVQIGLLCVQEYASDRPNVVSSSVHVGE; from the exons ATGTCTCCAGAGTATGCAATGGAAGGCATGTTTTCAATAAAATCAGATGTATACAGCTTCGGAGTTTTGATGTTAGAAATTGTTACCGGCAAAAGGAACTCTAGTTACTATAATGAAAAAACAAACTTCAATATGGTTGGACAT GTTTGGGAACTGTGGAGAGATGGAAAATGCATGGACATACTCAACTCAACGTTGGACGAAGAATTCGCTGAAGAAGCTTCGAGATGTGTTCAAATAGGGCTGTTGTGTGTGCAAGAGTACGCATCAGATCGGCCTAACGTTGTCAGCAGTAGTGTTCATGTTGGGGAATAA
- the LOC107421687 gene encoding uncharacterized protein LOC107421687: protein MLRIYPSNKMSVSKSSKVTAMKTSFAAILLMLCVVSNATPYNGGGGLNYYQPAYSGLKASTVVKPPCYGQNLLPRLPPVRRPRIHIPRVRIIQEEVEVEVEVEEVHHHHQETGHQSITIHQSITVHRSTVRHISEVDRYTVHQQAGESIGCPYWDAIHQPSHEMRNYC from the exons ATGTTGCGTATATATCCATCAAACAAAATGAGTGTCTCAAAGTCTTCCAAAGTCACTGCAATGAAAACTTCATTCGCAGCCATCCTCCTCATGCTCTGCGTAGTGTCTAATGCCACGCCTTACAATG GAGGAGGAGGACTAAATTATTACCAACCTGCTTACTCTGGCTTGAAAGCCTCCACCGTCGTCAAGCCACCATGTTATGGACAAAATCTACTGCCTCGTCTTCCACCTGTTCGCAGACCACGTATTCACATACCGCGCGTTCGCATCATCCAGgaggaggtggaggtggaggtggaggtggaggagGTGCACCATCACCACCAAGAAACAGGCCACCAATCTATTACCATCCACCAGTCTATTACCGTCCACCGGTCTACTGTCCGCCACATATCGGAGGTTGACCGATATACGGTTCACCAGCAGGCCGGGGAATCTATAGGCTGCCCATATTGGGATGCTATCCACCAACCAAGCCATGAGATGAGAAACTattgttag